The Nocardia sp. NBC_01503 sequence CGGTTCGCGCCGCATCGCTGAGGGTGCGGGCGAGGTCGAAGCGGTCACCGATGCGCAGGGCCGCGCCGATTTCGTCCGCATCCTGGGCGCGCAGTTGATCGCGGGCACGACCGGCCACCCGATGCAGTTCGGTGCGAACATCCAGCAATCTGCGGTGCGCCTGTTTCAGCCCGCCACCGGGCACATCCGGACCGAGCCCCGGCATGGCATCGGTCAGTTGTGCGATGGCGAGAGCGTCCAGGAGCTGGATATCGCGGAGCCCACCGCGCCCGTTCTTGAGATCGGGTTCGGCGCGATGCGCGATCTCTCCGCTACGCCGCCAACGGGTTTCAGCCTGTGCGATGAGACCGTCGAAGCGGGAACGGATCCCGGTCCGCCAATCCCGTCGCACCCCGCTGACGAGCAGATTGCTGAGACCTTCATCGCCGACGATATGGCGGGCCTCCAGCATGCCCAGGGCGGCGGTCAGATCATCGGCTGCCACGCGCAGCGCCTGCGGCACCGTGCGCACGCTGTGATCGAGTTTGATGTGCGCGTCCCACAGCGGATACCAGAGCTGATCGGCGACTTCGGCGACCTTGGCGGGGTCTATGTCGTCGTAGAGCAGCACCAGATCCAGATCCGAGTAGGGCAGCATTTCGCGGCGGCCCAATCCGCCCACCGCGACGATCGAAAGCCCGCTCCCCTCGGTGATGCCGACCTCGTGACCCTTTGTGGTCAGCCATAATTCGTACAGGTCGACCAGCGCCAACCGCAGCGCCTCCGGGTCCAACCGGGTGGCGCGCCCATGTGCGGCGGTGTGTTCGGCGAGTAGTTGGTTGCGAGCCCGGACCAGATCCGAAGCGCCGTTGGAGACCTTCTCCGTGGAGTCCTTCTCGTCGCGTGCCTGCTGGAAACCCACACCACACCCCTGTATCTAATTTGCCTCCGCTGCGCTCCGGCGAGTTCGCGGCCCTGGGAGTCTCACTTGTTCCCTCGCTCCGCTCCCCCGCTTCGCTCCTCCGCTCCACTCAGTCCAGAAGTGAGACGGGCCGCGAACTTTCGGGCGCATCAGCTGTCCAGTTATATGCGTGCGGCCCCGCACCCACCCGATCGTGCACCGGTGGGAACGGGGCCGCCGCTCGGTCCTCGACTACAGAGCGTCCGACCCGCGTTCACCGGTGCGGACCCGGATGACCGCCTCGACGGGCGTCACCCAGACCTTGCCGTCACCGATCTTGCCGGTGCGGGCGGCCTCGACGATCACCTCGACGACCTTCTCGACGGAGGTGTCGTCCACGACCACCTCGACCCGGACCTTCGGGACGAAGTCGACCGAGTACTCGGCACCGCGGTAGACCTCGGTGTGACCCTTCTGGCGGCCGTAGCCCTGCACCTCGCTGACGGTCATGCCGAGCACGCCCGCCTGCTCCAGCCCGGACTTGACGTCCTCGAGCGTGAACGGTTTGACGATTGCGGTTACCAGTTTCATGCGTCATGCCTCCTTGACGGCGGTGGTACGTGCCGTGCCACCCACAGCAGCGAAATCGTATGCCGATTCAGCGTGCTCCGACTCGTCCAAGCCCACGAACTCGGCTTCCTCGTCCGCACGGAGGCCGATGGTGTACTTGATGGCGAGCGCGATGACGAGCGTCGCGACGGCGGAGTAGGCGAGCACCGCACCGGCGCCGATCGCCTGCTTGACCAGCTGATCGAAACCGCCACCGTAGAACAGGCCCTTGACCGCGGCCGGGGCCTCGGGGGCGGCGACCAGACCGACCATCAGGGTGCCCGCGATACCACCGACGAGGTGGACGCCGACCACGTCGAGCGAGTCGTCGAAGCCGAAGCGGAACTTCAGGCCGACGGCCAGGGCACACAGCACACCGGCGACCACACCGATGGCGAGCGCGCCGATCACGTTGACCGAGGAGCAGGACGGGGTGATGGCGACCAGACCGGCCACGATGCCCGAAGCGGCGCCGAGGGAGGTGGCGTGACCGTCACGCACCTTCTCCACCAGCAGCCAGGCGAGCATGGCCGCACCGGTGGCGACGGTGGTGGTGACGAAGGTGGCGCCGGCGATACCGTTCGAGCCGATCGCGGAGCCCGCGTTGAAGCCGTACCAGCCGAACCACAGCAGACCGGCGCCGAGCATGACGAACGGCAGGTTGTGCGGGCGCATCGGGGTGCCCGGCCAGCCCTTGCGCTTGCCCAGCACGATGGCCAGGACCAGGCCCGCGACACCGGCGTTGATGTGGACCGCGGTACCACCCGCGAAGTCGATCGCCTTGAGCTTGTTGGCAATCCAGCCACCGTGCTCACCGGTGACGCCGTCGAAGGCGAAGACCCAGTGCGCGATCGGGAAGTAGACGACCGTGGCCCACACGGTCGCGAAGAGCATCCAGGCGCCGAACTTCAGGCGGTCAGCGACTGCACCCGAGATGAGGGCGACGGTAATGATCGCGAACATGAGCTGGAAGGCCACGAAAACCGTGGCCGGAATAGTGCCCGCGAGTGGTACAGCCACCTTGACGGATGCGTCGGTCGCATCGGCCAAGTAGGTGCCACCGATAAGACTCTTCAGGCCGAAGTACTGCGCCGGATCACCGAAGAGATTGCCCTTGTCCTCGCCGAACGCCATGGAGAAGCCGTACAGCACCCACAGGACGGTGATAACGCCCATGGCACTGATGCTCATCATGATCATGTTCAGCACATTCTTCGAGCGGACCATGCCGCCGTAGAAGAATGCGAGTCCGGGGGTCATCAACAGCACGAGTGCGGCGCTGGCCAGCATCCATGCGGTATCTCCGGCGTCAGGTGCGCCTAATACGGGGAACGCCACCTTAATTTCCTCCTCATCTCGGGCCCCGCCGATAACGGCGAATGAGCCTGACATGAAGGTTCGGGGAGTGGTGTTTCCGCCGTGATCCTGCGGCGTTTCGCGTAGGTGAACGGATGAGATCGCAGTGTTTCGGTCAGGTTTCCGCAATCGCACCGCTGTTACGGGCGGGGCGTGAGGTTATGTGAGTTCCCCGTGGTACGGGCAACTCAGCCGAGTAGCGCGTCCACGAAAGCGCCCGGCTCGAAGGGGGCCAGATCGTCCTGACCCTCACCCAAACCGACCAGTTTTACGGGTACGCCGAGCTCATGCTGGACCTGGAAGACGATGCCGCCCTTGGCCGTTCCGTCCAGCTTCGTCAGGGCAACACCGGTGATATCGACGACGTCGGCGAAGACGCGAGCCTGCATCAGACCGTTCTGTCCGACCGTGGCGTCCAGGACCAGGATGACCTCGTCCACCTCCGCCTTCTTCTCCACCACCCGCTTAACCTTGCCCAGCTCATCCATCAGGCCGGTTTTGGTGTGCAGCCGGCCCGCGGTATCGATGAGCACCACATCAACGCCACGATCGATACCGGCGCTCACCGCGTCGAAGGCCACGGCGGCCGGATCGGCGGCCTCCTTACCGCGCACGGTCTCCGCACCCACGCGCTCACCCCAGGTCTGCAGCTGATCGGCGGCAGCGGCACGGAAGGTATCGGCGGCGCCGAGCAGGACGCGACGCCCGTCGGCCACCAGCACACGCGCGAGTTTGCCCGTGGTGGTGGTCTTTCCGGTGCCGTTCACACCGACCACCAGCATCACCGCCGGGTGATCCTGGTGCGGCAGTGCGCGAATCGAGCGATCCAGCTCCGGGCGCAGCGCCTCGACCAGCACCTCGCGCAGCACCGCGCGGGCATCGGCGGCGGTGCGCACGGTGCGCGCGGCCATCTCCTCGCGCAGGCGCTCGACGATCGCGGCGGTCACCGCGGTGCCGAGATCGGCCATGACGAGGGTGTCCTCGATCTCCTCCCAGGAGTCCTCATCGAGATCACCGCCGCCGAGCAGGCCGAGGAGCGATTTGCCGACGGCGTTCTGCGAACGGGCCAGGCGGCCGCGCAGGCGGTTCAGGCGACCGGCGGTGGGCTCGATATCGGCGGTGAAATCGATCTCGGGCTCGGCCGGAGCGACGGAAACATCGGCGGGCGCGACGGTTTCGGGGGTCGCGGACGGTGCGGCCTCGGCGGGCGCTACCGCGGCGGCCGCGGCCTGATCCTGCGCCGAGGTCTCGACGGCCGAAGCCGGGGCGGCGCTTGCCTTCTCATCGACGGGCGCTTCGGTGTCCGGTGTGGCGATATCGGCGGCCTCGGCCGGAACCGTGGTGACAGGCGGCGCGGTCGCCGCCTCGGCGGTGTCGGCCTCGGCCTCAGCGGTGTCGGCTGCGGCCTCAGCCGCGGCGGTGTCGGCCTCGGGAGCGCGCTCGGGACCCTGGACCGGTTCGGGGAGCCGGACATCGTGAATGCTGCGCTTGGCGGCATCGCGCGGAATGGCGGCGTCATCGCCGACGTGCGGCTGACCGTCGGTGTCGGTGCGCTCGATCGGGACGGGTTCGGGTTCGGGGCGCGGTTTCGGCAGGGTCGCCGTTCCGCCGCCTTGACTGAAGCTGAATCCGCTCGATGCCGTGTATCCACCCGACCGGTCGGTCAACTCCGGCTTCGCCTCCTCGGCGGCCGGGGCGAGGGAGATACGGCGGCGCTTGTACAGGACGAATCCCGAGACGAACGCCACCAGCAGGACCGCGGCGATAGCGGCGATGAGGATCCAGGCTTGTGCAGTCACGACGCCATCCTCTCAGAGGGGTCACTATTGCCGGTTTCACATACCTACTCGCGGGTTGCGAGGCAGTGTCGTCTAACACACATCGGTGCGCACCGGCTATGGACACGCCGATCAGAGGGCTACGAACCGCTATACGGACCGACCGGTCTGCTCGACAACGCACCACAGTGCGGAAGGAGCGGCGAATGCGACACCGAGACAATAGGATCGGCGACGTGACCGATCGAAATGTGCTTGGGGGACCGCTGGAGGAGTGTGGCACCGATCCTCTCACCGGCTTCTACCGGGACGGCTGCTGCAGCACCGGCCCCGAAGACCTTGGCAGCCACACCGTGTGCACCGTGGTGACCGCGGAGTTCCTGGAGCACCAGAAGTCGATCGGAAATGACTTACTGACCCCGCGGCCGGAGAACAACTTCCCCGGCCTGCAACCGGGTGATCGCTGGTGCGTGGTGGCGGTGCGCTGGCTGCACGCGCATGAGGACGGGGTGGCCGCGCCGGTGGTGCTGGCCGCCACCCATGAGAACGCGCTCGAGGTGGTGCCCATGGATACGCTGCGCAAATACGCCGTGGATGTGCCCGACGACGTCAGCGATCTGCTCTAGGAGCACAACCGTTCTCATCGATTCCCGTCGGCTCGGACCCGCCGCATGAACCGGGCGGCGGTGTCGCGCAGCAGGATTCCGAGGCGACTGCGCGGGACGATGAACATTCCGGCCGCGCGGGCACCGTTCTGTTTGGGGTCCGACAGCACCCGCTGGCGCTGTTCGTAGCGACGCAGGGCGATGTCCGGTTCGCCTGGAGTGCGGGCCAATTCCTCGGCGAGGGTGCTGGCGGCGGCGATGGCCAGGCTGGAGCCGTCACCGAAGAGCGAGACGCTCGAGCCGGCATCGCCGAGCAGCGTGACGCGCCCCTTCGACCAGGTGGGGAGTTGAACCTTGCTGACGGCGTCGAAGTACAGGTCGTCGGCGGCGTCGATCTGGTCGAGCAGATCACCGAAGATCCCGACCGGTCCGTCGAATGCGTTGCACAGCAGGCGTTTGTGCTGCTCCAGGTCCCGATAGTCGTAACCGGGGATGGCGGGGCTGCGGAACATCAAGGCCGCGAGGGGCTTTCCACCGGCCGGATGCACCGAGATGGAGCGGCCGGGCGTGTTGTACATGACCACCTCGTCGGGATCACCGTAGGCGCGATCCACCGGCAGGGTGGCGACGTAGATTCCCATATGCCGCACGAAGTCCCGCTCCGGTCCGAAGGCGAGGCGGCGGACATTGGAGTGCAGGCCGTCCGCGCCGACGACGTAGTCGAAGGTCTCCGGGGCGTGCTGTTCGAAGGTCACCGAAACGCCTGATTCATCCGCGTTCAACCCGGTAATGGTGTCGCCCCACCGGATTTCGGCCCGGTCGCGCGCCGCGCCCAACAGAATCTTCGCCAATTCGGCGCGCGCCAGCTCGACCTCGCT is a genomic window containing:
- a CDS encoding P-II family nitrogen regulator produces the protein MKLVTAIVKPFTLEDVKSGLEQAGVLGMTVSEVQGYGRQKGHTEVYRGAEYSVDFVPKVRVEVVVDDTSVEKVVEVIVEAARTGKIGDGKVWVTPVEAVIRVRTGERGSDAL
- a CDS encoding ammonium transporter; amino-acid sequence: MLASAALVLLMTPGLAFFYGGMVRSKNVLNMIMMSISAMGVITVLWVLYGFSMAFGEDKGNLFGDPAQYFGLKSLIGGTYLADATDASVKVAVPLAGTIPATVFVAFQLMFAIITVALISGAVADRLKFGAWMLFATVWATVVYFPIAHWVFAFDGVTGEHGGWIANKLKAIDFAGGTAVHINAGVAGLVLAIVLGKRKGWPGTPMRPHNLPFVMLGAGLLWFGWYGFNAGSAIGSNGIAGATFVTTTVATGAAMLAWLLVEKVRDGHATSLGAASGIVAGLVAITPSCSSVNVIGALAIGVVAGVLCALAVGLKFRFGFDDSLDVVGVHLVGGIAGTLMVGLVAAPEAPAAVKGLFYGGGFDQLVKQAIGAGAVLAYSAVATLVIALAIKYTIGLRADEEAEFVGLDESEHAESAYDFAAVGGTARTTAVKEA
- the ftsY gene encoding signal recognition particle-docking protein FtsY codes for the protein MTAQAWILIAAIAAVLLVAFVSGFVLYKRRRISLAPAAEEAKPELTDRSGGYTASSGFSFSQGGGTATLPKPRPEPEPVPIERTDTDGQPHVGDDAAIPRDAAKRSIHDVRLPEPVQGPERAPEADTAAAEAAADTAEAEADTAEAATAPPVTTVPAEAADIATPDTEAPVDEKASAAPASAVETSAQDQAAAAAVAPAEAAPSATPETVAPADVSVAPAEPEIDFTADIEPTAGRLNRLRGRLARSQNAVGKSLLGLLGGGDLDEDSWEEIEDTLVMADLGTAVTAAIVERLREEMAARTVRTAADARAVLREVLVEALRPELDRSIRALPHQDHPAVMLVVGVNGTGKTTTTGKLARVLVADGRRVLLGAADTFRAAAADQLQTWGERVGAETVRGKEAADPAAVAFDAVSAGIDRGVDVVLIDTAGRLHTKTGLMDELGKVKRVVEKKAEVDEVILVLDATVGQNGLMQARVFADVVDITGVALTKLDGTAKGGIVFQVQHELGVPVKLVGLGEGQDDLAPFEPGAFVDALLG
- a CDS encoding DUF2237 family protein, coding for MTDRNVLGGPLEECGTDPLTGFYRDGCCSTGPEDLGSHTVCTVVTAEFLEHQKSIGNDLLTPRPENNFPGLQPGDRWCVVAVRWLHAHEDGVAAPVVLAATHENALEVVPMDTLRKYAVDVPDDVSDLL
- a CDS encoding FAD-dependent monooxygenase is translated as MSGKVLISGAGVGGSTLAHWLSERGFDVTVVERATGQRSSGNPVDVRGFAIDVVEQMGVMPELRKSAIEVDRLSFIDSAGRRRTSVATKAPDASEVELARAELAKILLGAARDRAEIRWGDTITGLNADESGVSVTFEQHAPETFDYVVGADGLHSNVRRLAFGPERDFVRHMGIYVATLPVDRAYGDPDEVVMYNTPGRSISVHPAGGKPLAALMFRSPAIPGYDYRDLEQHKRLLCNAFDGPVGIFGDLLDQIDAADDLYFDAVSKVQLPTWSKGRVTLLGDAGSSVSLFGDGSSLAIAAASTLAEELARTPGEPDIALRRYEQRQRVLSDPKQNGARAAGMFIVPRSRLGILLRDTAARFMRRVRADGNR